The Erythrobacter sp. HL-111 DNA segment GGGAAAGCCACCTGCAGGACTGGGACACGGCCGCAGGCTGCCTCCTGGTGCGCGAGGCCGGGGGGTTCGTCACCGATTACCGCGGACGTTCGGCCCCGATCCATTCGGCGCAGGTGCTGGCGGCGAACGACGCGCTGCATTCCAAGCTGCACAAGCTGCTGGCGAATTCCTTGAAGTGACGCCGGCTTGGCGGTAACAGCCGCGCTCCGCTTGGTGAGGCGGGCCCCTGTGGCGGAATGGTAGACGCGAGCGACTCAAAATCGCTTTTCTTCGGAAGTGCCCGTTCGAGTCGGGCCAGGGGCACCAGATTCCCCGAAAGGCGAATTTGGATTCTGATTTTCGCAGCCCATCCGGGCCGCGGTGTCCTCGCTCACGCGACCTGAAGGTCGCATCGCTGCGGGCGGGCGGTTGCCCTTGCGGCGCTTCGCGCCGGGGGGCCAGCAAGTCGGAGCTGGCGCTTAGCCTACGAAAATCGACTTCGCGTTGGCGAATTCCTTGACCCCGCAGCCGCCGTGTTCGCGGCCATAGCCCGAATTCTTGACCCCGCCGAAGGGCATCGAGGGGTCGGCGACCCCGAAGGTGTTCACGAACACCATGCCGGTATCGAAATGCTGCGCCGCGAGCCTGATCGCGCGATCCTCGTCTTTCGAGAAGATGCCCCCGCCAAGGCCGTAGCGGCTGTCATTGGCGAGCCGCATCGCGTCCTCGTCGTCCTTCGCGCGGATGACCGAGGCGACGGGGCCGAACAACTCGTCGTCATAGGCGGGCTGGCCCGGCGCGACATCGGCAAGGATGCTCGGCGGGTAGAACCAGCCCCTGCCTTCGGGAATCTGGCAGCCGGTGACGACGCGCGCGCCCTTTTCGATGCTTTCGTCGACCTGGGCCTGGAGCTTTTCGCGCAGGTCCTCCCGCGCCATCGGACCGAGGCCGGTTTCCTCGTCGAAGGGATCGCCCGGCCGCGCCGCCTCCATCGCGGCGGTGAACTTCTCCATGAACTCGTCATGCACCGCATCGGTCACGATGAACCGCTTGGCGTTGATGCAGGTCTCGCCGTTGTTGTAGAGCCGCCCGGCGGCGCAGGTCTTCGCGGCGAGATCCACGTCGGCATCCTCGAGCACGAGATAGGCGTCGTTCGATCCCAGCTCGAGCACGGTCTTCTTGTTGAGCCGGCCCGCCTGTTCGGCGATCGCGCTTCCCGCCGTGTCGCTGCCGGTCAGGGTCACCCCGCGGACCTTGTCGTGCGCGATGATCGCGTCGGAGACATCGTGGTCGATCACGAGCACGGTGAAGAGATTTTCGGGCAGCCCCGCGTCCTCGAAAATCTCGCGCAGCCTGAGCCCGCTCCCGGTGCAGTTCTCGGCGTGCTTGAGCAGCACGCCATTGCCCGTCATCAGGTTGGCGATGGCATAACGCACCACCTGGTAGGCGGGAAAGTTCCAGGGCTGGATGCCGTAGATCACGCCGATCGGCTGATAGGTGACGATCCCGCGCTTGGCGTTCGCGGGATCGCGTGTCTCTTCGGCGAGTTCCTTCGGCCCCTGTTCGGCGGTGTAGTCGCAGATGCCCGCGCACAGGTCGATTTCGTCGCGGCTGTCGCCGATCAGCTTGCCGACCTCGCGGCTCATGATCTGCGCGAGTTCTTCCTTGCGTTCGCGCAGCGCCTTGCCGAGCGCGCGCAGCACCCCGGCGCGGTGTTCGTGGGTGGTGAGGCGCCAGTCCTCGAAGGCCGCGTGGCAGCGATCCACCGCCGCCTTCGCTTCTGCCTCGCTCATGCGCGGGTAGCGCTCCAGTTCCTCGCCGGTCGCGGGGTCGATGGTGATGGCGGGATCGGGCATGGGGCGGTCTCCTTGGGGGCTGCGGGGCGGCTGCTGCCCCATCAACGGCCCGGAAAGCCGCGCCGTTCCTCCTCCTGCCGCGCTGCAATTTCGCTTGATCTTCTGCGCGCTGTTTGGAAACACCGCAGTGCTCCAGAGGGGACCCATGCTTTCCTATCCATCCTATCACGCCATCGCGGCCATGGCGGTGACTATCGCCATGTTCGTCGCCTTCGCGCGGGGCCGGC contains these protein-coding regions:
- a CDS encoding NAD-dependent succinate-semialdehyde dehydrogenase; amino-acid sequence: MPDPAITIDPATGEELERYPRMSEAEAKAAVDRCHAAFEDWRLTTHEHRAGVLRALGKALRERKEELAQIMSREVGKLIGDSRDEIDLCAGICDYTAEQGPKELAEETRDPANAKRGIVTYQPIGVIYGIQPWNFPAYQVVRYAIANLMTGNGVLLKHAENCTGSGLRLREIFEDAGLPENLFTVLVIDHDVSDAIIAHDKVRGVTLTGSDTAGSAIAEQAGRLNKKTVLELGSNDAYLVLEDADVDLAAKTCAAGRLYNNGETCINAKRFIVTDAVHDEFMEKFTAAMEAARPGDPFDEETGLGPMAREDLREKLQAQVDESIEKGARVVTGCQIPEGRGWFYPPSILADVAPGQPAYDDELFGPVASVIRAKDDEDAMRLANDSRYGLGGGIFSKDEDRAIRLAAQHFDTGMVFVNTFGVADPSMPFGGVKNSGYGREHGGCGVKEFANAKSIFVG